In Debaryomyces hansenii CBS767 chromosome A complete sequence, a genomic segment contains:
- a CDS encoding DEHA2D05456p (similar to uniprot|P32863 Saccharomyces cerevisiae YGL163C RAD54 DNA-dependent ATPase): MGRKLLTEYTTPLGSGAGVPKEKRPAMITDGAVRLTRPFRVPFANRGQTIGAGSSNTTKRLPLRNVRNKVTNYSDMDNMNGDEDIGVDEDGNVIRGIKRFGALLPRSMLKGDGLNSNENKFRKSFTIPFSKNNEKMAQFDNKGPPPPLGTRRKTILPPRALHDPTSEFAIVLYDPTVDIIPIIEETKENDKEKELEENKENIEERPAKRQRTHKSLAEILGICKNPEDSLAKYPDVPVVIDPRLAKILRPHQIAGVKFLYRCTSGLIDPRAKGCIMADEMGLGKTLQCLALMWTLLKQSPRGKRTIEKCIIVCPSSLVRNWANEIIKWLGEGVLTPLAVDGKSTKSSDLGQALQQWSVATGRNIVRPVLIISYETLRRNVDKLAGTEVGLMLADEGHRLKNGDSLTFTALNSLRCERRVILSGTPIQNDLSEYFSLLNFANPGYLGTRNDFRKNFESAILRGRDADATDKEKEVSDKKLTELSQMVSKFIIRRTNDILSKYLPVKYEYVVFVGLSPMQKKLYEYFVTSPEIKKLLKGVGSQPLKAIGMLKKLCNHPDLLNLPDDLDGCDSLIPEDYVPAIGNGNRSREIQTWFSGKFMLLERFLHKIRTETNDKIVLISNYTQTLDLIEKMCRYKKYANVRLDGTMNINKRQKLVDRFNDPEGSEFIFLLSSKAGGCGINLIGANRLILIDPDWNPASDQQALARVWRDGQKKDCFIYRFISTGTIEEKIFQRQSMKLSLSSCVVDEKEDVERLFSADNLKQLFEFQPNTPCDTHDTYSCKRCRPDTGQFIKSPAMLYGDSTTWNHLNHDALNENEDILLRNESEFNDVSFAFQYVSH, from the coding sequence ATGGGTAGAAAGCTATTGACGGAGTATACTACGCCACTAGGATCAGGGGCAGGTGTTCCAAAAGAAAAGCGACCTGCAATGATCACAGATGGTGCAGTAAGGTTAACCAGACCTTTCAGAGTGCCATTTGCTAACAGAGGGCAAACGATAGGGGCAGGAAGTTCCAACACAACCAAGAGATTGCCTTTACGGAATGTAAGAAATAAAGTAACTAATTACTCCGATATGGATAATATGAATGGGGATGAGGATATTGGAGTCGATGAGGATGGGAATGTGATTCGAGGTATCAAGAGATTTGGAGCGTTATTACCAAGACTGATGTTGAAAGGAGACGGATTGAATAGTAACGAAAATAAGTTTCGGAAATCCTTTACCATTCCTTTCTCGAAGAACAACGAAAAAATGGCTCAGTTTGACAATAAGGGACCGCCACCGCCCTTAGGGACCAGACGAAAGACGATTCTTCCACCAAGGGCTTTGCATGACCCTACCAGCGAGTTTGCTATCGTTCTATACGATCCTACGGTTGATATAATACCTATTATTGAAGAGACAAAGGAAAATGACAAAGAGAAGGAACtagaagaaaacaaagaaaatatagaaGAAAGGCCAGCTAAAAGACAAAGAACCCATAAGTCATTAGCAGAAATATTGGGCATTTGTAAAAATCCTGAAGATTCGTTGGCTAAATATCCCGATGTTCCTGTTGTTATTGATCCAAGATTAGCAAAGATTTTAAGACCCCATCAAATCGCTGGGGTCAAGTTCTTATACCGTTGTACTTCTGGTCTAATTGATCCGAGAGCAAAAGGCTGTATAATGGCAGACGAAATGGGGTTGGGTAAGACATTGCAATGTTTGGCATTAATGTGGACTTTATTGAAACAGAGTCCTCGGGGGAAAAGGactattgaaaaatgtatAATTGTTTGTCCATCATCATTAGTTAGAAACTGGGcaaatgaaataataaagtgGTTGGGTGAAGGTGTTTTAACTCCATTGGCTGTTGATGGTAAGTCTACAAAATCGTCAGACTTAGGACAGGCGTTGCAGCAATGGTCGGTCGCTACTGGAAGAAATATCGTAAGACCAgtattgattatttcaTACGAAACATTGAGAAGAAATGTTGATAAACTAGCAGGTACGGAAGTAGGGCTTATGTTAGCAGACGAAGGTCAtagattgaaaaatggagaTTCGTTAACATTTACAGCATTGAATTCGTTAAGATGCGAGAGAAGAGTTATATTGTCAGGAACACCAATTCAGAATGATTTATCTGAAtacttttctttattaaacTTTGCCAATCCAGGATACTTGGGAACTAGAAATGATTTCCgtaaaaattttgaaagtgCTATCTTGAGAGGAAGAGATGCTGATGCCACCGACAAAGAGAAAGAGGTAAGtgataaaaaattaacaGAATTATCGCAAATGGtttctaaatttattattagaagaaCAAATGATATTCTTTCCAAATACTTGCCCGTTAAATATGAGTATGTTGTATTTGTTGGATTATCGCCGATGCAAAAGAAGCtatatgaatatttcgTGACATCGCctgaaattaaaaaattattaaaggGGGTTGGATCACAACCTTTAAAGGCCATTGGTATGTTGAAAAAGCTATGCAATCATcctgatttattgaatttaccTGATGATTTAGATGGCTGCGACAGTTTAATACCCGAAGATTACGTCCCTGCCATTGGAAATGGTAATAGATCTAGAGAAATCCAAACCTGGTTCAGTGGAAAGTTTATGTTATTAGAGAGATTCTTACACAAGATAAGGACTGAAAccaatgataaaattgTATTAATCTCAAATTATACCCAAACATTAGActtgattgaaaaaatgTGCAGATATAAGAAGTACGCGAATGTAAGATTAGATGGCACTATGAACATTAATAAGAGACAAAAGTTAGTGGATAGATTTAATGATCCCGAAGGATCAGAGTTTATCTTCCTACTTTCATCTAAGGCCGGTGGATGTGGGATTAATTTGATTGGGGCCAACAGATTGATCTTGATCGACCCCGATTGGAATCCGGCCTCCGATCAGCAGGCATTGGCAAGAGTGTGGAGAGATGGCCAAAAGAAAGACTGTTTCATCTACAGATTCATTTCTACGGGTACCATCGAGGAAAAGATTTTCCAGAGACAATCAATGAAGTTATCATTGTCGAGTTGCGTAGTGGACGAGAAGGAAGATGTCGAACGGTTATTCAGTGCTGATAATTTAaaacaattatttgaatttcaacCAAATACTCCGTGTGACACCCATGACACATATAGCTGTAAAAGGTGTCGTCCTGATACTGGACAGTTTATTAAATCTCCTGCTATGCTTTATGGAGATTCTACTACATGGAACCATCTAAACCACGATGCATTAaacgaaaatgaagatattttattgCGGAATGAAAGTGAATTCAACGATGTGTCATTTGCCTTCCAATACGTCTCCCATTGA
- a CDS encoding DEHA2D05478p (similar to uniprot|P53107 Saccharomyces cerevisiae YGL164C YRB30 Competes with yeast RanBP1 (Yrb1p) for binding to the GTP-bound form of yeast Ran (Gsp1p)) yields MEEILAKAGSQAVTFAIRSGISLASGFAIKRVSKFLDKIPENEKRKITIIKNKIQTKIDILSISIDLIKLASARGNTSLEATSIYIDELTKEFDVFDETLVKITNDLTNLNEKESIMKVNVYMKDLLEKIDEAIPLLNLSLNTCGVNLNGNLPDHISPGRLLQASDFINKSNSEFKQETMQVGPRFDLVLYSIFYNPSRLKYIEKNEQASELSSISWKEEFARCSGRIMRSFDKENEYSYSLEFEEDFNDGRYHEDTDGQVRKYSIKQLRRLFFSASGKLLRLESRSSPVLILKLIDQQDNEEWIALGEVKSGEFDDSDDDDEEEDDDAGEFHDSKDFVEEAKNTSLSLLEYLVRLSILQQNDQKSILEVHDERLSLYLRDENSNSIYNPVVPTSKKQQIKQLSDNKKTEGLLTMNSNINRLENLKIDK; encoded by the coding sequence ATGGAAGAGATATTAGCTAAAGCGGGTAGCCAGGCAGTTACATTTGCAATTAGGTCTGGTATTTCTTTGGCATCCGGATTTGCTATTAAAAGGGTAAGCAAGTTCTTAGATAAGATACCGGAAAATGAAAAGAGGAAAATCACCATAATTAAGAATAAGATCCAAACaaaaatagatatattgTCTATATctattgatttaataaagcTAGCAAGTGCTAGAGGTAATACATCATTGGAAGCTACtagtatttatattgatgaattgactaaagaatttgatgTGTTCGATGAGACATTGGTTAAGATCACAAATGATTTAACgaatttgaatgaaaagGAGTCCATAATGAAGGTAAATGTCTATATGAAAGATTTGTTGGAAAAAATCGACGAAGCCATTCccttattgaatttatcacTAAACACTTGTGGGGTTAATTTAAACGGTAATTTGCCTGATCATATTTCACCCGGAAGATTATTACAGGCATCGGATTTCATAAACAAATCGAATAGCGAATTCAAACAGGAGACTATGCAAGTGGGGCCAAGATTTGATTTAGTCTTGTATTCGATTTTTTACAACCCTAGTAGgctaaaatatattgagaAAAATGAGCAAGCTAGTGAATTGTCTAGTATATCTTGGAAAGAGGAATTTGCTAGATGTCTGGGACGTATTATGAGAAgttttgataaagaaaatgaatactCATATAGCTTAGAGTTTGAAGAAGACTTCAATGATGGAAGGTACCATGAAGATACAGACGGACAAGTGAGAAAGTATAGTATAAAACAATTGAGAAGGTTATTCTTTAGTGCATCAGGAAAATTGCTTAGGTTAGAAAGCAGAAGTTCCCCAGTcttaatattaaaattaatcgATCAACAAGATAATGAGGAATGGATCGCATTAGGCGAAGTAAAATCGGGCGAATTTGATGACAGtgacgacgacgacgaagaagaagacgatgaTGCAGGTGAATTCCATGATTCAAAAgattttgttgaagaagCTAAAAATACGTCATTGTCGTTATTGGAGTATTTGGTTCGGTTAAGTATTTTGCAGCAAAATGACCAAAAGTCCATATTGGAAGTTCATGATGAAAgattatcattatatttaagGGAcgaaaattcaaattcgatTTATAATCCGGTTGTCCCCACCAGCAAGAAGCAGCAAATCAAACAACTATCTGATAACAAGAAAACTGAAGGCTTA
- a CDS encoding DEHA2D05434p (weakly similar to uniprot|P21375 Saccharomyces cerevisiae YJR051W OSM1 Fumarate reductase or uniprot|P32614 Saccharomyces cerevisiae YEL047C Fumurate Reductase), with the protein MSNIPENPVIIVGGGLAGLSAGHQAYLRGANIILLDKQGFLSGNSGKATSGINGSLTRTQVNLSIKDSVEQFYEDTLKTAKDRANPDLIKVLTYNSADAVHWLQEVFGLDLSVVSRLGGHSQPRTHRGKDAKFPGMAITYKLLEKLENLSESEPHRVMIMKKSQVIDLIKSDDDEFKIVGVKYKDLTDKSKHELLGPVIMATGGYAADFTKNSLLRKYRPDIIDLPSTNGNHATGDGQKIIMKNKGVGIDMDKVQVHPTGLIDLNDKDVISGKTTPRFLFLGAEALRGEGGIILNNKGERFVDELGTRDYVSGEMEKQIKAGNGPLRLVLSTKSEKNLSFHIKHYTQRNLMKTISGDELIKEIGCNKETVDKQFEKYNKAASGETEDEFGKQYFPNTPFEFTTDSKYHVSFITRVLHFTMGGVKINGKTEVLYDDNEPFNGLYACGEVAGGVHGHNRLGGSSLLACVVYGRVAADQASGYLLQKLGAASNDASRAAGNAAQESSGSGPVSRLQQVNFHIDPNHPQRITIDWSDSKQDQESSAEQSLQKHNQQQQPQQQPQQQPQQQQEQQQEQSKEKKDNAGPFEIPSKEFTTEEVAKHNKKEDCWCIVKNVVLDLTPFLKDHPGGEQSILNFAGKDATESFDMLHEDNVIVRYAKSCVLGRLKGKTPELDI; encoded by the coding sequence ATGTCTAACATTCCAGAAAATCCAGTAATTATTGTTGGTGGTGGTCTTGCAGGTTTATCAGCAGGTCACCAAGCATACTTAAGAGGTgccaatattattttgctTGACAAGCAGGGGTTTTTGAGTGGTAATAGTGGTAAAGCAACCTCTGGGATCAATGGATCATTAACGAGAACACAAgttaatttatcaattaagGATTCTGTTGAACAATTCTATGAGGACACTTTAAAGACTGCCAAAGATAGGGCTAACCCCGATTTGATCAAGGTTTTGACTTATAATTCGGCAGATGCTGTACATTGGTTGCAAGAAGTATTTGGCTTGGACTTATCTGTGGTATCGAGGTTAGGGGGACACTCACAGCCTAGAACTCATAGAGGAAAGGATGCAAAGTTTCCAGGAATGGCAATCACCTATAAGCTTTTGGAGAAATTAGAGAACTTGTCTGAAAGTGAACCACACAGAGTCatgattatgaaaaaaaGTCAAGTTATCGATTTGATCAAACTGGATGACGACGAATTCAAGATTGTTGGTGTTAAATATAAGGACTTAACTGACAAGCTGAAACATGAGTTATTGGGGCCAGTTATTATGGCTACCGGTGGTTATGCAGCAGATTTCACTAAGAATTCCTTATTGAGAAAATATAGACCAGACATCATTGATTTACCATCTACCAATGGTAACCATGCTACAGGTGATGGTCAAAAGATTATTATGAAAAACAAGGGTGTTGGTATCGATATGGATAAAGTCCAGGTGCACCCAACTGGGTTGATCGATTTAAACGATAAGGACGTCATAAGTGGTAAGACTACACCAAGATTCTTGTTCTTGGGGGCAGAAGCTTTAAGAGGTGAAGGTGGTATTATCTTAAATAATAAGGGTGAAAGATTTGTGGATGAATTAGGAACAAGAGATTATGTGAGTGGTGAGATGGAAAAGCAAATCAAGGCAGGTAACGGTCCATTAAGATTAGTCTTGAGTACCAAGAGTGAAAAGAATTTGCTGTTCCATATCAAACATTATACCCAAAGAAATCTTATGAAAACTATCAGTGGTGATGAATtgatcaaagaaattggatGCAATAAAGAGACAGTAGACAAGCAATTCGAGAAGTATAATAAAGCTGCTTCTGGTGAAACTGAGGATGAATTTGGAAAGCAATACTTTCCAAACACTCCATTTGAATTCACCACTGACAGTAAATACCATGTGTCATTTATCACAAGAGTATTACATTTTACTATGGGAGGAGTTAAGATCAACGGTAAGACTGAAGTATTgtatgatgataatgaaccATTCAACGGATTATACGCATGCGGTGAAGTTGCTGGTGGTGTCCACGGGCATAATAGATTGGGAGGTTCATCTTTGTTAGCTTGTGTTGTTTACGGTAGAGTTGCAGCCGATCAAGCTTCTGGCTATCTCTTACAAAAATTGGGTGCAGCTAGCAATGATGCTAGTCGTGCCGCTGGTAATGCCGCTCAGGAGAGTAGTGGAAGTGGACCAGTTAGTAGGTTACAGCAAGTCAATTTCCATATTGATCCAAATCATCCTCAACGGATTACAATTGACTGGCTGGATAGTAAACAGGACCAGGAATCTAGCGCTGAACAGCTGTTGCAGAAACACAatcaacagcaacaaccaCAGCAACAACCACAGCAACAACCacagcaacaacaagaGCAACAACAAGAGCAAtcgaaagaaaagaaggataATGCTGGACCATTCGAAATTCCTTCAAAAGAATTCACAACAGAAGAAGTTGCTAAGCACaacaagaaagaagacTGTTGGTGCATTGTAAAAAATGTTGTATTAGATTTGACCCCATTTTTAAAAGATCATCCAGGTGGTGAACAATCCATTTTGAACTTTGCAGGTAAAGACGCTACTGAAAGTTTCGATATGCTTCACGAAGACAATGTTATTGTTAGATATGCCAAGAGCTGTGTTTTAGGTAGACTTAAGGGTAAAACACCAGAGCTTGACATTTAG